The proteins below come from a single Thermodesulforhabdaceae bacterium genomic window:
- the aqpZ gene encoding aquaporin Z — protein MKKYVAEFFGIFWLVLGGCGSAVLAAAFPNVGIGLLGVSLAFGLTVLTMAFAIGHISGCHLNPAVSFGLWAGGRFPAKELIPYIIAQVLGAIVAGGVLYLIASGKADFTLSAGFASNGYGVHSPGGYSMLSALITEVVMTMMFLLVILGATDKRAPQGLAPIAIGLCLTLIHLISIPVTNTSVNPARSTGVAVFVGDWAISQLWLFWVAPIVGGLLGAAIYRFIGSEEK, from the coding sequence ATGAAGAAGTATGTCGCAGAGTTCTTTGGTATATTTTGGTTGGTTCTTGGTGGATGTGGCAGTGCTGTGTTGGCTGCTGCATTTCCTAATGTCGGTATTGGTCTCCTTGGTGTTTCCCTGGCCTTTGGTTTAACTGTGCTCACGATGGCCTTCGCCATCGGGCACATATCAGGATGCCACCTCAATCCGGCTGTCTCGTTTGGTCTCTGGGCTGGCGGTCGATTTCCTGCTAAAGAATTAATACCTTACATTATTGCGCAAGTTCTGGGTGCCATTGTAGCTGGTGGTGTTTTGTATCTCATTGCCAGTGGTAAGGCTGACTTTACGCTTTCTGCTGGGTTTGCTTCAAATGGTTACGGAGTTCATTCACCCGGTGGGTACAGTATGCTTTCGGCACTGATAACCGAAGTTGTCATGACCATGATGTTTCTTCTTGTCATTCTTGGTGCCACGGATAAACGAGCGCCACAGGGGCTTGCTCCTATTGCCATCGGCTTGTGCCTGACCCTCATCCATCTGATTTCCATTCCCGTAACAAACACATCTGTGAATCCAGCTCGTAGCACCGGGGTTGCGGTGTTTGTGGGTGATTGGGCAATTTCGCAGCTTTGGCTTTTTTGGGTAGCACCAATTGTCGGCGGTTTGCTTGGTGCAGCCATATATCGTTTTATCGGAAGCGAAGAAAAATAA
- a CDS encoding IS1595 family transposase, with protein sequence MVGKSKVVIAVENKGDRTGYVKMSLVNRVSGEEILKTMWKNLDLDTRLRSDGWCFYGILGKKIKAHEKIVVGKGSQASKLLPWVHTMIENVKGILRGVHHGISSKHSGKYLAEFCYKTNRRFWESQLFNRLLHACLNTTTMTFAELRV encoded by the coding sequence GTGGTTGGAAAGAGCAAAGTGGTTATTGCGGTAGAAAACAAAGGTGATAGAACAGGTTACGTGAAGATGTCTTTAGTTAATAGGGTTAGTGGGGAGGAGATCTTAAAAACCATGTGGAAAAATTTGGATTTGGATACCAGACTGCGATCAGATGGTTGGTGTTTTTATGGGATTCTGGGTAAAAAGATCAAGGCCCATGAAAAGATTGTAGTAGGCAAAGGTTCTCAAGCGTCAAAGCTTCTTCCATGGGTCCATACCATGATAGAAAACGTCAAAGGGATACTTAGAGGTGTACACCATGGAATAAGTTCAAAACACTCTGGAAAATACCTCGCAGAATTCTGTTACAAAACTAACCGTAGATTTTGGGAATCCCAACTTTTTAATCGATTGCTGCATGCTTGCCTCAACACTACCACTATGACATTTGCGGAGCTAAGGGTATGA
- a CDS encoding (deoxy)nucleoside triphosphate pyrophosphohydrolase: MLDVVLVVAGVIEKDGKVLIAQRSNPDDPLFNTWEFPGGKVRPGETPQISLMRELQEELNIIVDVGDLLVEGVYAYPHISIKLQAYRCVWKAGDIKLNSHGAYKWVFPEEVSNYNLSPADYMILEKLLKTGTDRTK; encoded by the coding sequence ATGCTGGATGTTGTTCTGGTAGTTGCTGGGGTAATTGAAAAAGACGGCAAGGTGCTTATCGCTCAACGGTCAAATCCTGATGATCCTCTGTTTAACACCTGGGAATTTCCAGGAGGTAAGGTCCGACCCGGTGAAACTCCACAGATATCTCTCATGCGTGAACTTCAAGAAGAACTGAATATTATTGTTGATGTAGGTGATTTGCTTGTTGAAGGAGTTTATGCCTATCCCCATATATCTATAAAGCTCCAGGCTTATCGGTGCGTATGGAAAGCAGGAGATATTAAACTTAACAGTCATGGAGCTTACAAGTGGGTGTTTCCGGAAGAAGTATCAAATTACAATCTTTCCCCAGCCGATTACATGATTCTGGAAAAGTTACTTAAAACTGGCACCGATAGAACAAAATAA
- a CDS encoding FAD/NAD(P)-binding protein: protein MLASAVNPYLPELGRVVEVITETPTIKTFRIVLENTEKMQAFDFRPGQVAQLSVFGVGEATFVINSPPTCKDYLQFSVMRAGEVTQKIHQLVPGDPVGVRGPLGNGFPYEAMQAKNIIFIAGGIGMAPLRTLLLFMLENRKDYGEISLIYGARSPQDLCYRYEIPNWQKKGVDVVLTVDAEAPGWTHRVGFVPTVLSEEAPSPNNRIAIVCGPPIMIKFVLFGLRELGFEDWQIYTTLEKRMKCGIGICGRCNMGEKFVCADGPVFSMEELQGMVPEL, encoded by the coding sequence ATGCTTGCGTCTGCAGTTAATCCTTATCTTCCTGAATTGGGAAGGGTTGTTGAAGTTATTACGGAAACACCGACTATTAAAACCTTCCGGATAGTGCTTGAGAATACGGAAAAGATGCAAGCCTTTGATTTTCGTCCAGGTCAGGTAGCTCAATTGTCCGTTTTTGGTGTGGGAGAAGCGACCTTTGTCATCAATTCTCCCCCAACCTGTAAAGATTATCTGCAGTTTAGTGTTATGAGGGCAGGGGAGGTGACTCAAAAGATTCATCAACTGGTGCCCGGCGATCCTGTGGGAGTAAGAGGTCCTCTTGGGAACGGTTTCCCCTACGAAGCGATGCAGGCCAAAAATATTATTTTTATTGCCGGTGGAATCGGTATGGCACCTTTAAGAACTCTTCTTCTTTTTATGCTTGAAAATCGAAAGGATTACGGCGAGATATCGCTTATTTACGGTGCCAGATCGCCTCAGGATTTGTGTTATCGCTACGAAATCCCCAACTGGCAAAAAAAAGGTGTTGATGTTGTGTTGACGGTTGATGCTGAAGCTCCAGGTTGGACGCATCGGGTGGGCTTTGTTCCAACAGTATTGTCCGAAGAAGCACCATCTCCTAACAATCGGATAGCTATTGTGTGTGGTCCTCCAATAATGATTAAATTTGTACTTTTTGGCTTGAGAGAGCTTGGTTTTGAAGATTGGCAAATTTACACTACTCTGGAAAAAAGGATGAAGTGCGGAATTGGAATATGTGGACGATGTAATATGGGAGAAAAATTTGTATGCGCTGACGGTCCTGTCTTTAGTATGGAAGAACTCCAGGGAATGGTGCCGGAATTGTAG
- a CDS encoding 4Fe-4S dicluster domain-containing protein: protein MTPAKKAKKKIEEKIFIPQEKLNEVLERLSKHFRVWVPVLSSSSNGWTVEFRPFTIESEPFFTRQSTMPPKSVILPQGETLFQYEYVKNSDDPSKQDLILKETINAEKTLVFGARPCDVRGFVICDWVFLRGLYLDVYYKSRRENTLFATLVCQDADDACFCSSVGGGPGDMEGSDIRITSTSEGFVLEGLNDRAKEVISLCECDPPSEEQSRDAQRIQEEAKNRIIGSLDVSGSVEAVKGQFQNMGVWRDIAESCLSCGVCTYVCPTCYCFTITDEIQGLKGERLRSWDSCMFHQYTQEASGHNPRPTKLERYRNRLGHKFCYFPLRYGGVIACCGCGRCIRSCPVSIDIRSAVERVKEVHSNACVCS, encoded by the coding sequence ATGACGCCTGCGAAGAAAGCTAAAAAAAAGATCGAGGAAAAGATTTTTATCCCACAAGAAAAACTCAATGAGGTGCTTGAGCGGCTCTCTAAGCATTTTAGAGTCTGGGTGCCCGTTCTTTCTTCTTCGAGTAATGGATGGACGGTCGAGTTTAGACCTTTTACAATCGAGAGTGAGCCTTTTTTTACTCGCCAGAGTACTATGCCCCCTAAAAGCGTAATTCTCCCTCAGGGGGAAACCTTGTTTCAATATGAATATGTCAAAAACTCTGATGATCCCTCCAAACAGGATTTGATTCTAAAAGAAACGATCAATGCGGAAAAGACCCTAGTATTTGGCGCTCGTCCCTGCGATGTTCGAGGATTTGTGATTTGCGACTGGGTATTCCTGCGGGGGCTCTATTTGGATGTTTATTACAAAAGCCGTAGAGAAAACACTCTTTTTGCCACTTTGGTCTGTCAGGATGCCGATGATGCCTGTTTCTGTTCATCTGTTGGTGGTGGCCCCGGAGATATGGAAGGTAGCGATATTAGGATTACTTCTACAAGTGAAGGTTTTGTCTTGGAAGGTCTAAATGACAGAGCTAAAGAAGTGATTTCACTTTGTGAGTGCGATCCCCCTTCTGAAGAGCAGTCGCGGGATGCTCAGCGTATTCAGGAAGAAGCTAAAAATAGAATAATTGGTTCACTGGACGTTTCGGGAAGTGTGGAAGCTGTCAAGGGTCAGTTTCAAAACATGGGAGTCTGGCGCGATATTGCCGAATCTTGCTTGAGTTGTGGTGTTTGCACTTATGTATGTCCTACCTGCTATTGCTTTACTATAACTGATGAAATTCAGGGGCTTAAGGGGGAACGTTTGCGTTCATGGGATTCCTGCATGTTTCATCAGTATACTCAGGAGGCCAGTGGACATAATCCAAGACCTACAAAGCTTGAACGATATCGTAATCGGCTTGGTCATAAATTTTGCTATTTTCCTTTGAGGTATGGCGGAGTCATTGCCTGTTGCGGATGTGGGAGATGTATTAGATCCTGTCCTGTTTCAATAGATATCAGGAGCGCAGTTGAACGAGTTAAGGAGGTGCATAGCAATGCTTGCGTCTGCAGTTAA
- a CDS encoding 4Fe-4S dicluster domain-containing protein, which produces MWNEITEKLHEVLRNVMPQVDVVLGWERGFNPLRIKPVVVRSEKDISRLVWNPFCVQNLTGYLVKNPAVIAGEGKKVAVCVKGCDSRSLVALIQEHFLDRDRLLIIGVPCQGTIDWRLVMKKIGNTTTVFNAHIEDGILRIEHSGGLEQMSIESVLLRRCLRCAYPNPVIYDVLIGETVTPRIDKSELYRNVAQFEQKSLEERRNFWIDVLSRCVRCYACRNACPLCICQDWCIAERRDPKWVTQRPTIKDIFIFHSIHALHLAGRCTECGECERVCPVGIPVMFIKEKLNEINLRLFSYEAGLDPQAVPPLLTFNPHEAGI; this is translated from the coding sequence ATGTGGAACGAAATTACCGAGAAACTCCACGAAGTGTTACGTAATGTTATGCCCCAGGTTGATGTGGTATTAGGATGGGAAAGAGGGTTTAACCCTTTACGGATAAAACCTGTTGTTGTCCGTAGCGAAAAAGATATCTCCAGGCTCGTCTGGAATCCTTTCTGCGTTCAGAACCTTACTGGATACCTTGTAAAAAACCCTGCTGTTATAGCTGGCGAGGGTAAAAAAGTAGCAGTATGTGTTAAAGGTTGCGATAGTCGCTCTCTTGTGGCGCTTATTCAGGAGCATTTCTTAGACCGTGATAGACTTTTGATAATAGGTGTTCCTTGCCAGGGCACGATAGACTGGCGACTAGTTATGAAGAAAATAGGCAATACAACGACTGTGTTTAACGCCCACATTGAGGATGGAATTCTTAGAATTGAACACTCCGGTGGTTTAGAACAAATGTCGATTGAAAGTGTTTTACTTCGGCGATGTCTTAGATGTGCTTATCCGAACCCCGTTATTTACGATGTTTTAATTGGTGAAACTGTAACTCCGCGGATCGATAAAAGTGAACTTTATAGAAATGTAGCACAATTTGAACAAAAGTCCCTTGAAGAACGACGGAATTTCTGGATAGATGTTCTCTCCCGGTGTGTTCGATGTTACGCCTGTCGCAATGCTTGCCCTCTCTGTATATGTCAGGACTGGTGTATTGCCGAAAGGCGAGATCCCAAGTGGGTTACTCAAAGGCCCACGATCAAAGATATTTTTATCTTTCACAGCATTCATGCACTTCATCTTGCGGGAAGGTGCACCGAATGTGGAGAATGTGAGCGAGTATGCCCTGTGGGGATTCCAGTAATGTTTATCAAAGAAAAGCTTAATGAGATAAACCTTCGTCTTTTTTCCTATGAGGCTGGTCTTGATCCTCAAGCCGTTCCGCCTCTACTTACTTTCAACCCTCATGAAGCTGGTATATAA
- a CDS encoding hydrogenase iron-sulfur subunit, producing the protein MEEKSTTSANEMKIIGFLCNWCSYGGADTAGVSRLKQPTDLRVIRIPCTGRMDPLFVLKALISGIDGVLVSGCHPKDCHYAVGNFYARRRLEVLKEFLPFLGIDADRFHYTWVSASEGQRWQEVVTEFSQRIHELGRNPGVGTKTKTENSVEAY; encoded by the coding sequence ATGGAAGAAAAAAGCACAACATCAGCAAACGAAATGAAGATCATTGGTTTTTTGTGTAATTGGTGTTCTTACGGTGGAGCCGACACTGCTGGAGTATCCAGACTTAAGCAACCAACGGATTTAAGGGTTATTCGTATCCCATGCACGGGAAGAATGGATCCGCTTTTTGTTTTGAAAGCTCTGATTTCAGGAATAGATGGAGTATTGGTTTCTGGTTGTCATCCAAAAGATTGCCATTATGCTGTAGGAAATTTCTATGCTCGTAGGCGACTTGAGGTTCTAAAAGAGTTTCTTCCTTTTTTGGGGATTGATGCTGATCGCTTTCATTATACCTGGGTTTCTGCGTCGGAAGGTCAAAGGTGGCAGGAAGTAGTAACGGAGTTTTCTCAACGAATTCACGAGCTAGGCAGGAATCCTGGCGTAGGAACAAAAACTAAAACGGAGAATTCTGTGGAGGCTTATTGA